Proteins encoded within one genomic window of Ranitomeya variabilis isolate aRanVar5 chromosome 4, aRanVar5.hap1, whole genome shotgun sequence:
- the LOC143769282 gene encoding oocyte zinc finger protein XlCOF7.1-like, protein MDRDQDKMVEKILHLAIEILFWLTGEDYTIVKKTSSDRCQAPVTEGCGRTLSPVTGPPPHPLTHEDINDQKILELTDKMIEILTGEVPLRCQDVAIYFSLEEWDYLEGHKDLYKDVIMEVPQPLTSPVLSSRRTTPKRCPRPLLPQECKQENPNVPQDHQDEDLTHINTTEIYVRGDEQCKGEIPTDNSTGDCIRSLMRHMISSDFKAREHGITQDTYEENAIVPDLPSALRSEDLSFNPFQEILSSDSLQTVKDNTYDRSDGEHERSHNGENSFLCLKCGKCYVDISNLVEHEKSHTEAKEFSCSECGKYFTWKSNLFEHQKTHEKKQHSCSECGKCFMKKSHLIRHERRHTGEKPFLCTECGKCFAQKSHLHTHQKTHTGEKPFSCLECGKCFSNKRTLDCHEKTHTGEKPFPCSECGKCFAWKSNLVEHQRVHTGEKPFVCLECGKCFKFKSCLVPHKRTHLGVKPF, encoded by the exons gattacacaatagtaaagaagacctctagtgaccgctgtcaggcccctgtgactGAGGGATGTGGAAGAACCCTGAGCCcagtcacagggcctccacctcaccccctgacacatgaggacatcaatgatcagaagatcctagaactcaccgacAAAATGATTGAGatcctgactggagag gttcctttaaggtgtcaggatgtcgccatctatttctctctggagGAGTGGgactatttagaaggacacaaagatctgtacaaggacgtcattatggaggttccccagcccctcacatcaccag ttctatccagtaggaggacaacaccaaagagatgtccccgtcctcttctaccTCAGGaatgtaaacaagaaaatcccaatgttcctcaagatcaccag gatgaagatctgacccatattaatactacagagatatatgtgaggggtgatgagcagtgtaaaggggagattcctacagataacagCACAG GTGACTGTATCAGAAGCTTAATGAGACATATGATATCTTCAGACTTTAAAGCTAGAGAACATGGTATCACACAAGATACATATGAAGAGAATGCTATAGTCCCAGATCTACCATCAGCCCTTCGCAGTGAAGATCTATCATTTAATCCATTTCAAGAGATtctatcttctgattcattacagacTGTTAAAGATAATACATATGACAGAAGCGATGGTGAACATGAAAGATCTCACAACGGAGAGAAttcttttttgtgtttaaaatgtggaaaatgttatgtaGATATATCAAATCTTGTTGAACATGAGAAAAGTCACACAGAAGCAAAagaattttcatgttcagaatgtgggaaatattttacgtgGAAATCAAATCTTTTTGAGCATCAAAAAACTCATGAGAAGAAGCAacattcatgttctgaatgtgggaaatgttttatgaaGAAATCACATCTTATTAGACATGAGAgacgtcacacaggggagaagccatttctgTGCAcagaatgtggaaagtgttttgCCCAAAAATCACATCTTCATACGCATCAGAAAACTCATACAGGagaaaaaccattttcatgtttagaatgtggaaaatgtttttctaATAAAAGAACTCTTGATTGCCATGAAAAAACTCACACGGGAGAGAAGCCATttccatgctcagaatgtgggaaatgttttgcatggaaatcaaatcttgttgagCATCAAAGAGTTCACACTGGGGAAAAGCCATTtgtatgtttagaatgtgggaaatgttttaaatttaAGTCATGTCTTGTTCCACATAAGAGAACTCACTTAGGAGTGAAGCCATTCTGA